In Thermovirga sp., the sequence GATAGGGTAGCCTGCGGGGAGGTCTGAGGCCATGGGGCCAGTCGTCACGACGGTTATAAGGGTCAGGTATGGCGAGACGGACCAGATGGGGGTCGTTTATTACGGAAATTACCTCTCCTGGTTCGAGATCGGAAGGACCGAGTTCTGCAGGTCCCTTTCAACCCCCTATAGCGAATGGGAGAGGCAAGGGTTTTTCCTCCCTGCGGTAGAAGCCTATGTACGCTACAAGAACCCCCTTAAGTATGATGAAAGGGTCCATATAAAAACGAGCATCCGGGAGGTGACCTCTTACAGCATCACCTTCGACTACAGCGTGACGTCCGAGGAGCGCAACCGCCTGGCGGCGGAGGGGTGGACCAGGCATGCTTTCTGCGGACCCGATGGTCGGCTCCTCAGGGAACCGGAACCGTTTTTCGGCTGGTTGGTGAAAATATCCAGATCTTCATCGGAAGAGGTGGTTGAACGTGAGCAATAAAGTGATCCTCCTTGGCAACGAGGCGATCGCCCGGGGCATCGTCGAGGCGGGCTGCGAGGTGGCCGCCGCCTACCCGGGCACGCCGTCGTCGGAGATACTCCCCTCCATCGCGAAATGGGCCGACGACCTGGGAACGAAGACCATAGTCGAGTGGGGTGCCAACGAGAAGGTAGCCTTCGAGATGGCCGCCGGGGCTTCCTTCGCCGGGAAGCGGTCCTGCGCGGTCATGAAGCAGGTCGGGCTCAACGTGGCCGCGGACCCTTTCATGAGCGTGGCCCACTTCGATATAAAGGGTGGTTTCCTGCTCGTGGCCGCCGACGACCCGGGTCCCCACAGCTCCCAGACGGAGCAGGACAGCCGGTTCTTCGCGATGTTCGCCAAGATACCCTGCTTCGACCCGGCGACGGCCGTGGAGGCAAAGGAGATGGTCTTCGATGCCTACGATCTCTCCGAGAGGCACAAGGTGGTCACCATGCTGCGTCCGGGCGTCAGGGTTGACCACTGCCGCCAGGCCGTGGAGATGAAGGACGTGATCGACATCTCCAGGCCGGCTTCCTTCGAGAAGGATCCCCAGCGATGGGTGTGCCTGCCGGCGATAGTCAGGGTGAGCCACCCCAGGCTCAACGCCAAGCGGGAGGCCATCCGCGAGGAGTTCGAGACAGGGTACCCCCGGTACAACTACGAAGTGGCCTCGAAGAAAAAAGCCAGGCTGGGGGTCATTGCGGGGGGCGTGTCCTTCGCGATAGTCATGGATATCCTCAAGGCCTGGGGCTCCGAGGACGTCTCCGTGCTGAAGATAGGGACCCCCCACCCGCTTCCGCTGAAAATGGTGGAGGACTTCCTATCGAGGCACGAAAACGTGATCATCCTCGAGGAGACCTACCCGGTCATCGAGATGCAGCTCAATGACAGGACCGCTGTCAAGGGGAGATGGAACGGCTGGGTCCCCGGCGCGGGCGAACTTCTCCCGGAGGTAATCGAGGGGATCCTCCGCAGGGCCCTGGGCGAAGAGCCCCCCGAGGGCGCATCGGAGGAGCTTCGGAAGGCCGCCGAGGAGCTCGGCATAACGCCCCGCAAGCCGATGCTCTGCCCCGGGTGCCCCCACAGGGCGAGTTTCTTCTCGATAATGCAGGCCCTGCCCAGGGCCAAAACCATATTCCCCTCCGATATAGGGTGCTATACCCTCGCCGTGAACCAGGGCATGGTCGACTCCGTGGTCGACATGGGCGCCTCCATAACCCAGTCTTCCGGGCTTTACATGGCCTACAGGGCCGATGGCAAGGAGCAGCCCATCGTAGCCACCATCGGGGATTCCACCTTCTTCCATATGGGGCTCCCCGGCCTTGTCAGCGCCGTCTACAACAAGCACGCCTTCGTCCTGGCCATACTGGACAACAGCCTGACGGCCATGACGGGCGGCCAGTCTCACCCCGGCATAGGCGACAAGTTGAGGAAGGGCGAGGCCGGCCGAAAGGTCGACCTGGAGGGTGCCGTGAAGGGC encodes:
- a CDS encoding acyl-CoA thioesterase, whose protein sequence is MGPVVTTVIRVRYGETDQMGVVYYGNYLSWFEIGRTEFCRSLSTPYSEWERQGFFLPAVEAYVRYKNPLKYDERVHIKTSIREVTSYSITFDYSVTSEERNRLAAEGWTRHAFCGPDGRLLREPEPFFGWLVKISRSSSEEVVEREQ
- the iorA gene encoding indolepyruvate ferredoxin oxidoreductase subunit alpha, with amino-acid sequence MSNKVILLGNEAIARGIVEAGCEVAAAYPGTPSSEILPSIAKWADDLGTKTIVEWGANEKVAFEMAAGASFAGKRSCAVMKQVGLNVAADPFMSVAHFDIKGGFLLVAADDPGPHSSQTEQDSRFFAMFAKIPCFDPATAVEAKEMVFDAYDLSERHKVVTMLRPGVRVDHCRQAVEMKDVIDISRPASFEKDPQRWVCLPAIVRVSHPRLNAKREAIREEFETGYPRYNYEVASKKKARLGVIAGGVSFAIVMDILKAWGSEDVSVLKIGTPHPLPLKMVEDFLSRHENVIILEETYPVIEMQLNDRTAVKGRWNGWVPGAGELLPEVIEGILRRALGEEPPEGASEELRKAAEELGITPRKPMLCPGCPHRASFFSIMQALPRAKTIFPSDIGCYTLAVNQGMVDSVVDMGASITQSSGLYMAYRADGKEQPIVATIGDSTFFHMGLPGLVSAVYNKHAFVLAILDNSLTAMTGGQSHPGIGDKLRKGEAGRKVDLEGAVKGCGVNWVKTTEAYDVSASRVLVKEAWEYARTHEEPAVVIFRHPCILLRQKQAVMPVTVDPEKCIGCRFCIDYFNCPGLVFDEKTKKAYIDERFCINCGVCINVCPHGAILATEGEGA